Proteins encoded within one genomic window of Pigmentiphaga sp. H8:
- the hemE gene encoding uroporphyrinogen decarboxylase, producing the protein MSEPKLQNDVFLRALARQETEYTPVWLMRQAGRYLPEYNATRARAGSFLGLAKNPDYATEVTLQPLARFPLDAAILFSDILTVPDAMGLGLDFAAGEGPRFARPLRTEADVANLAVPDMAELDYVFAAVKQIRRDLHGRVPLIGFSGSPWTLACYMVEGAGSSDYRTVKTMMYSRPDLMHRILSVNAQAVAVYLNAQIEAGAQAVMIFDSWGGVLADGLFQEFSLAYTRQVLAGLVRQHEGRQVPAIVFTKGGGLWLEEIAASGCDAVGLDWTVNLGKARAAVGDRVALQGNLDPMTLFGGADRIRAEVARTLDSYGTGPGHVFNLGHGISQFTPPEAVEVLVEAVHQHSRGQRAGA; encoded by the coding sequence GTGTCCGAGCCCAAACTCCAGAATGACGTCTTTTTGCGGGCTCTCGCACGCCAGGAAACCGAATACACCCCGGTCTGGCTGATGCGGCAGGCCGGCCGCTATCTGCCCGAGTACAACGCCACCCGCGCGCGCGCCGGCTCCTTCCTGGGCCTGGCCAAGAATCCCGATTACGCGACCGAGGTCACGCTGCAGCCGCTGGCGCGCTTTCCGCTGGACGCCGCCATCCTGTTTTCCGACATCCTGACCGTGCCCGACGCCATGGGCCTGGGCCTGGACTTCGCCGCGGGCGAGGGGCCGCGCTTCGCGCGCCCGCTGCGCACCGAGGCCGACGTGGCCAACCTGGCCGTGCCCGACATGGCCGAGCTGGACTACGTGTTCGCCGCCGTCAAGCAGATCCGGCGCGACCTGCACGGCCGCGTGCCGCTGATCGGTTTTTCCGGCAGTCCGTGGACGCTGGCCTGTTACATGGTGGAAGGCGCCGGGTCCAGCGACTACCGCACGGTCAAGACCATGATGTACAGCCGGCCCGATCTCATGCACCGGATCCTGAGCGTGAACGCCCAGGCGGTCGCCGTCTACCTGAATGCCCAGATCGAGGCGGGTGCCCAGGCGGTCATGATCTTCGACAGCTGGGGGGGCGTGCTGGCCGACGGGCTGTTCCAGGAGTTCTCGCTGGCCTATACCCGGCAGGTCCTGGCCGGGCTGGTGCGGCAGCATGAAGGCCGGCAGGTGCCGGCCATCGTGTTCACCAAGGGCGGCGGGCTGTGGCTGGAAGAGATCGCCGCGTCCGGCTGCGATGCCGTCGGCCTGGACTGGACGGTCAACCTGGGCAAGGCGCGGGCCGCCGTGGGGGACCGCGTCGCCTTGCAGGGCAACCTGGATCCGATGACCTTGTTCGGCGGCGCCGACCGCATCCGGGCCGAAGTGGCGCGCACGCTGGACAGCTACGGTACGGGGCCGGGCCACGTCTTCAACCTGGGCCACGGCATCTCGCAGTTCACGCCGCCCGAGGCGGTCGAGGTACTGGTCGAGGCCGTCCACCAGCACAGCCGCGGGCAGCGCGCCGGCGCCTAG
- the mdtI gene encoding multidrug/spermidine efflux SMR transporter subunit MdtI — MLDSFTWFHGVMLLVAAGLEVAANIFLKLSRGFTRKLYGALSIALVFGAFACLYVAVQGIELSVAYAAWGALGILATALAGRALFGQRIRPAGWAGMGLLVIGLLLMKFA, encoded by the coding sequence ATGCTGGATTCCTTCACCTGGTTCCATGGGGTCATGCTGCTGGTCGCGGCGGGCCTGGAAGTGGCGGCCAACATTTTCCTGAAACTGTCGCGGGGCTTCACCCGCAAGTTGTACGGGGCGCTGTCGATCGCCCTGGTGTTCGGCGCCTTCGCCTGCCTGTACGTGGCGGTGCAGGGCATCGAGCTGTCGGTGGCCTACGCCGCCTGGGGCGCGCTGGGCATCCTGGCCACGGCGCTGGCCGGCCGGGCCCTGTTCGGCCAGCGGATCCGGCCCGCCGGCTGGGCTGGCATGGGGCTGCTGGTGATCGGGCTGCTGCTGATGAAGTTCGCTTGA
- a CDS encoding SMR family transporter → MRHWFFLAIAIVAEVAGTSFMKWSSIHGHLGGLAAMFVLLGASYYALSLAVTRVPVGLAYAVWEGVGLVAITLVSLAWFGESIGPAKAAGIAAVLGGILLIKRGMTPAADEDTVAALAAPR, encoded by the coding sequence ATGCGACATTGGTTTTTTCTTGCCATCGCCATCGTTGCCGAGGTGGCCGGCACCAGCTTCATGAAATGGAGCAGTATCCACGGACACCTGGGCGGCCTGGCCGCGATGTTCGTCCTGCTGGGCGCGTCGTACTACGCGCTGTCGCTGGCCGTGACCCGCGTGCCGGTGGGCCTGGCCTACGCCGTCTGGGAAGGCGTGGGGCTGGTGGCGATCACGCTGGTCAGCCTGGCCTGGTTCGGTGAAAGCATCGGCCCCGCCAAGGCGGCCGGCATCGCCGCCGTGCTGGGCGGCATCCTGCTGATCAAGCGCGGCATGACACCCGCCGCGGACGAGGACACCGTTGCCGCGCTTGCCGCCCCGCGGTAA
- a CDS encoding LysR family transcriptional regulator — MDRLTPIRAFLAVADTGSFTGAARKLGVSRSAITGHIQELERHLGTQLLNRTTRRVWLTREGRRYAERAGMLLEGLAELDAEIQTRSGRAEGHLHVEMAESVANARVIPRLPEFVQAYPDISLRISLNEGVVDPTVSGADIGLRVGPLRDSPLRFKLLGRGNYIMAASPAYLKLYHAPRHPDELRRHRLIEFWDPDTGRPYDWQLVKGKQTVSMAAEGRLIVDNTRAGLTCALAGLGIYEDLDFLLAQSLAEKRLVQVLPDWKRPGPPIAVLYTARRPVPPHIKAFVDFLVSVFGSGRG; from the coding sequence ATGGACCGCCTGACTCCCATACGCGCCTTCCTGGCTGTGGCCGATACCGGCAGCTTCACCGGCGCCGCCCGCAAGCTCGGCGTTTCCCGCTCGGCCATCACCGGCCACATCCAGGAACTGGAACGGCACCTGGGCACCCAGCTGCTCAATCGCACCACCCGGCGCGTCTGGCTCACGCGCGAAGGCCGCCGCTACGCCGAGCGCGCCGGCATGCTGCTCGAAGGGCTGGCCGAGCTGGACGCGGAGATCCAGACGCGCAGCGGCCGCGCCGAAGGCCACCTGCACGTGGAAATGGCCGAATCGGTCGCCAACGCGCGCGTCATCCCGCGGCTGCCGGAATTCGTCCAGGCGTATCCCGACATCTCGCTGCGCATCTCGCTGAACGAAGGCGTGGTCGATCCCACCGTCTCGGGCGCCGACATCGGCCTGCGCGTGGGTCCGCTGCGCGACTCGCCCCTGCGCTTCAAGCTGCTGGGCCGGGGCAACTACATCATGGCGGCCAGCCCCGCCTACCTGAAGCTGTACCACGCGCCGCGCCACCCGGACGAGCTGCGCCGGCACCGGCTGATCGAGTTCTGGGATCCGGACACCGGCCGTCCCTACGACTGGCAACTGGTCAAGGGCAAGCAGACGGTAAGCATGGCCGCCGAGGGCCGCCTGATCGTGGACAACACCCGCGCGGGCCTGACCTGCGCGCTGGCGGGGCTGGGCATCTACGAAGACCTGGACTTCCTGCTGGCGCAGTCGCTGGCGGAAAAGCGCCTGGTGCAGGTACTGCCCGACTGGAAGCGCCCGGGCCCGCCCATCGCGGTGCTGTACACCGCGCGCCGCCCGGTGCCCCCCCACATCAAGGCCTTCGTGGATTTCCTGGTGTCGGTGTTCGGGTCGGGGCGCGGCTAA
- a CDS encoding penicillin acylase family protein: MTPARWVRAGVAACLVAGCGGGDDSPPAPPAARFDAQVRWTTYGVPHVKANDHGGLGYGYGYAVARDQLCALSDRVITLRGERSARFGADGKALVGFLPLPNLDSDLFYRMQLSADDVDTAWKALSPQARALAEGYAAGFNRYVRDHAEPAACGGLYPPTMVATDVLRAVMQIGTLNRSFLAAPFASASLWDDLDQPARAAAAPAPPRLGMASNTWVYGAEATGTGAAIVVANPHTYWQDHWLLMHQMHLTIPGELDVMGADFLGVPLPLSGFNDAVAWSIEAPSTVTYGLPLRLDLRPGASPAYVVDGVSRAIERRVVEIGVRQADGSTRTQAYAVPYTALGPLYRLPAAPGRPAGWYAITDAAAGDARGLDQMLLVAKARSTADFQRAVSGHRGIAAHLVAGDSAGNALFIESGPILDIDDAGLAACAVEATPSGRVPAALDGSRGACLLRDEHGRPRLAPADRIPALATRGVAYNANDSYSLSIHGERHDRYSVLFGRPDAEPNGRTRMSYRLVAEMLAAGKVTMEQAVDVVFGNRNYAAETLMDGIADACATATGDAATACGVLSRWDRRNNADSRGALLFGELWPRLGAIENLYAQPYDAADPLRVRTLSGSAPVQAAVLAALADTVADLGTHGLKGDETWGRMLARPTAAGRVPLHGGSGDQGILNALEGAPLGPEGYGDIVAGTAYMHAVTWTGGKLVAKVMAANGQSPDAASPHHDDQVGLLSRKQLVDAPFTDAQIAASAVESLHLAE, translated from the coding sequence ATGACGCCGGCTCGGTGGGTGCGGGCGGGCGTGGCGGCATGCCTGGTCGCCGGATGCGGGGGTGGCGACGATTCGCCGCCCGCCCCGCCCGCGGCGCGTTTCGATGCGCAGGTGCGCTGGACGACGTACGGCGTGCCGCACGTCAAGGCGAACGACCATGGCGGCCTGGGGTACGGCTACGGCTATGCCGTGGCGCGCGACCAGCTGTGCGCGCTGTCCGATCGCGTCATCACCTTGCGCGGCGAGCGGTCGGCCCGCTTCGGCGCGGATGGCAAGGCGCTGGTGGGCTTCCTGCCGCTGCCCAACCTGGACAGCGATCTCTTCTACCGCATGCAGTTGTCGGCGGACGACGTGGACACGGCCTGGAAGGCGCTGTCGCCGCAGGCCCGCGCGCTGGCCGAGGGCTACGCCGCGGGTTTCAACCGCTACGTCCGCGACCATGCGGAGCCCGCCGCGTGCGGCGGACTGTACCCGCCGACGATGGTCGCCACCGACGTGCTGCGCGCCGTCATGCAGATCGGCACCTTGAACCGGAGCTTCCTGGCGGCGCCTTTCGCGTCGGCCTCGCTGTGGGACGACCTGGACCAGCCGGCGCGGGCCGCCGCCGCGCCCGCGCCGCCCCGCCTGGGCATGGCCAGCAACACCTGGGTCTATGGCGCCGAGGCCACCGGCACGGGCGCCGCCATCGTGGTGGCCAATCCGCATACGTACTGGCAGGACCACTGGCTGCTGATGCACCAGATGCACCTGACCATTCCCGGTGAACTCGACGTCATGGGCGCGGACTTCCTGGGGGTGCCGCTGCCCCTGTCGGGCTTCAACGACGCGGTCGCCTGGAGCATCGAGGCGCCTTCCACGGTGACCTACGGGCTGCCGCTGCGGCTCGACCTGCGGCCCGGCGCGAGCCCCGCCTATGTGGTCGACGGCGTGTCCCGCGCCATCGAGCGGCGCGTGGTCGAGATCGGCGTGCGGCAGGCCGATGGGTCCACGCGGACCCAGGCCTATGCGGTGCCGTACACCGCGCTGGGTCCGCTGTACCGGCTGCCCGCCGCGCCGGGCCGGCCCGCCGGATGGTATGCCATCACCGATGCCGCTGCGGGCGACGCGCGTGGTCTGGACCAGATGCTGCTCGTCGCGAAGGCCCGCAGCACCGCCGATTTCCAGCGCGCCGTGAGCGGGCATCGCGGCATTGCCGCCCACCTCGTGGCGGGCGACAGCGCGGGCAACGCCTTGTTCATCGAATCGGGGCCCATCCTGGACATCGATGACGCCGGCCTGGCCGCCTGCGCGGTCGAAGCCACGCCATCGGGCCGCGTGCCCGCCGCGCTGGACGGTTCGCGCGGCGCATGCCTGCTGCGCGACGAGCACGGCCGCCCCCGGCTGGCGCCGGCGGACCGGATTCCCGCGCTGGCCACGCGGGGCGTGGCCTACAACGCCAACGACAGCTACAGCCTGTCCATCCACGGCGAGCGGCACGACCGCTACTCGGTCCTGTTCGGCCGGCCCGATGCCGAGCCCAATGGCCGCACCCGGATGTCTTACCGCCTGGTGGCCGAGATGCTGGCCGCGGGCAAGGTAACGATGGAGCAAGCTGTGGACGTGGTCTTCGGCAACCGCAACTACGCGGCCGAAACCTTGATGGACGGCATCGCCGATGCATGCGCCACCGCCACGGGCGACGCCGCAACGGCCTGCGGCGTGCTGTCGCGCTGGGACCGGCGCAACAACGCCGACAGCCGCGGCGCCCTGCTGTTCGGCGAACTGTGGCCCAGGCTGGGTGCCATCGAGAACCTGTACGCCCAGCCGTACGACGCGGCCGATCCGCTGCGCGTGCGTACCCTGTCCGGCAGCGCCCCGGTCCAGGCCGCCGTGCTCGCGGCGCTGGCCGACACCGTTGCCGACCTGGGCACCCATGGCCTGAAGGGCGACGAGACATGGGGGCGCATGCTGGCGCGGCCCACCGCCGCGGGCCGCGTTCCGCTGCACGGCGGATCGGGAGACCAGGGGATACTCAATGCGCTGGAGGGGGCGCCGCTCGGCCCCGAGGGCTACGGCGACATCGTCGCGGGAACGGCCTACATGCACGCGGTGACCTGGACCGGCGGCAAGCTCGTGGCCAAGGTGATGGCGGCCAACGGCCAGTCCCCCGATGCCGCCTCGCCCCATCATGACGACCAGGTCGGGCTGCTGTCGCGCAAGCAACTGGTCGATGCGCCCTTCACCGACGCGCAGATCGCGGCTTCGGCGGTCGAGAGCCTGCACCTGGCGGAGTAG
- a CDS encoding RidA family protein — protein MQIADFPLPFPRAPYSRAMFDDDWVFVSGTIGMDYTAQKLAPTVETQTRLMLRNIASYLEAADARLEDIVNYTLIIDDMAHVQPVIGVLADDLPCKPTGTAMIAGIAYPGAHVEMQVIARKQGRAS, from the coding sequence ATGCAGATCGCGGACTTTCCCCTGCCTTTTCCGCGCGCGCCCTATAGCCGCGCCATGTTCGACGACGACTGGGTCTTCGTGTCGGGCACCATAGGCATGGACTACACCGCGCAGAAGCTGGCGCCGACGGTCGAGACGCAGACTCGCCTCATGCTGCGCAACATCGCTTCCTACCTGGAGGCGGCGGACGCGCGCCTCGAGGACATCGTCAACTACACGCTGATCATCGATGACATGGCCCACGTCCAGCCGGTCATCGGCGTGCTGGCCGACGACCTGCCCTGCAAGCCCACGGGCACGGCCATGATCGCGGGCATCGCCTATCCCGGCGCGCATGTCGAGATGCAGGTCATCGCCCGCAAGCAGGGCAGGGCGTCATGA
- a CDS encoding tripartite tricarboxylate transporter substrate binding protein, with protein MNVRHVSRLLRACFALGCALAASAAAAAAPDWPVRPVRLVVPFVAGGGADVAARLIALKVQERLGQPIIIENKAGGNTLIGVQEVLRAPPDGYTLLWSIDQTFVLNPALYEKLPYDPKKDFTPISLAVVGPNAVVARSQPKDPASVADLVERGKSGGADLNIGAAAIVSQILVDTFNDAAGTQARRVPFKGSAEVAQALMAGTVDAAFDGIAPYAQFVKSGRARFLAVSSARRFSGLPAVPTLDELGFKGIDMSVWFAIVGPSGLPAGIAQRVAGAVEWAVRQPDVVDKLLAFGFEPAPRNDPETLRRQIAVDLDRYGPIIHKLGFKLD; from the coding sequence ATGAACGTCCGGCATGTCAGCCGCCTGCTGCGGGCCTGCTTCGCGCTGGGGTGCGCATTGGCGGCATCGGCCGCCGCCGCGGCGGCGCCGGATTGGCCGGTCCGGCCGGTGCGGCTGGTGGTGCCCTTCGTGGCGGGCGGGGGCGCTGATGTCGCGGCCCGCCTGATCGCGCTCAAGGTGCAGGAGCGGCTGGGACAGCCCATCATCATCGAGAACAAGGCCGGCGGCAATACGCTGATCGGCGTGCAGGAAGTGTTGCGCGCGCCGCCCGACGGCTACACGCTGCTGTGGTCCATCGACCAGACCTTCGTGCTCAATCCGGCGCTGTACGAGAAGCTTCCCTACGATCCCAAGAAGGATTTCACGCCGATCTCGCTGGCCGTGGTCGGCCCCAACGCCGTGGTGGCGCGCAGCCAGCCCAAGGATCCGGCCAGCGTGGCCGACCTGGTCGAACGGGGCAAGTCCGGCGGCGCCGACCTGAATATCGGCGCCGCGGCCATCGTCTCGCAGATCCTGGTGGACACGTTCAACGACGCGGCCGGCACGCAGGCCAGGCGCGTGCCGTTCAAGGGCAGCGCGGAAGTGGCGCAGGCGCTGATGGCGGGCACCGTCGATGCGGCCTTCGACGGGATCGCGCCCTATGCGCAGTTCGTGAAGTCCGGGCGCGCGCGTTTTCTGGCGGTGAGTTCGGCGCGGCGCTTCTCGGGCCTGCCCGCTGTGCCCACGCTGGACGAACTGGGGTTCAAGGGCATCGATATGTCGGTCTGGTTCGCCATCGTCGGGCCCTCCGGCCTGCCCGCCGGCATCGCGCAGCGCGTGGCCGGGGCGGTGGAGTGGGCGGTCAGGCAGCCCGACGTGGTCGACAAGCTGCTGGCGTTCGGCTTCGAGCCGGCGCCGCGCAACGATCCCGAGACCCTGCGGCGGCAGATCGCGGTCGACCTGGACCGCTACGGTCCCATCATTCACAAGCTGGGTTTCAAGCTCGACTGA
- a CDS encoding AraC family transcriptional regulator, producing the protein MQIETQTVPIPIAGPVMREDDLNAILAPSAPEPAGLTLSDILSESRRNVPWPSGGHVTRLHTLPWEGASARYFDFSLDDRLRVRLDPDRELLLTFFLEGHVSGHVGDEHGPELDFRLNRMLLRTPNRNGGYLIDIPGASTHRFVQFRLRRDLLPRWLKALGVRLPATQLDEMVDRDDGRILCNAAVTPPLQGCLERIRGERSDQPAFVPLFHARATELLLCALQGFDDLLRPARSPSADAASVLARLREAIAEAPAYPWTITELARRVGCTSARLQQHVRDTTGLSVYNLLVAQRLELAATLLRETRLGVQAVAAEAGWQCHSRFTAVFRAHYGMTPRAYRLRL; encoded by the coding sequence ATGCAGATCGAAACGCAAACTGTGCCGATCCCCATCGCGGGCCCGGTGATGCGGGAAGACGACCTCAACGCCATCCTGGCTCCCTCGGCGCCGGAGCCCGCCGGCCTGACCCTGTCCGACATCCTGAGCGAATCGCGCCGCAACGTCCCCTGGCCCAGCGGCGGGCACGTCACGCGGCTGCATACGCTGCCGTGGGAAGGCGCCAGCGCGCGGTACTTCGATTTCAGCCTGGACGACCGGCTGCGGGTACGGCTGGACCCCGACCGGGAACTGCTGCTGACCTTCTTCCTGGAAGGACACGTCAGCGGACACGTCGGCGATGAACACGGTCCCGAACTCGACTTCCGCCTGAACCGGATGCTGCTGCGCACGCCCAACCGCAATGGCGGCTACCTGATCGACATCCCGGGCGCCAGCACCCATCGCTTCGTGCAGTTCCGGCTGCGGCGCGACCTCTTGCCGCGCTGGCTCAAGGCCCTGGGCGTGCGGTTGCCGGCCACCCAGCTCGACGAGATGGTGGACCGCGACGACGGCCGCATCCTGTGCAACGCCGCCGTCACCCCGCCATTGCAGGGCTGCCTGGAACGCATACGCGGCGAACGCAGCGACCAGCCCGCCTTCGTGCCGCTCTTCCACGCGCGCGCCACCGAACTGCTGCTATGCGCGCTACAGGGGTTCGACGATCTGCTGCGCCCCGCCCGCTCGCCCTCGGCCGATGCCGCCTCGGTGCTGGCAAGGTTGCGCGAAGCCATCGCCGAGGCCCCCGCGTATCCGTGGACCATCACCGAACTCGCGCGCCGCGTCGGCTGCACGAGCGCGCGGCTCCAGCAGCACGTGCGCGATACCACCGGCCTGTCGGTCTACAACCTGCTGGTGGCCCAGCGGCTGGAACTTGCCGCCACGCTGCTGCGCGAGACCCGGCTGGGCGTCCAGGCGGTCGCGGCCGAAGCCGGCTGGCAATGCCACTCGCGCTTCACCGCCGTGTTCAGGGCACACTACGGCATGACGCCTCGTGCGTACCGGCTGCGGCTATGA
- a CDS encoding LysR family transcriptional regulator has protein sequence MISANLMFNRLMGKARLRQLQIITSVAELGSLQKAADAVGLSQPATTHALAEIEELLGVRLFFRQTRGMAPTDEGRALIPLVRSALDAIKVGTATVASTINSRGGVVRIGSISAGVSAIVVDTLPRFVDANPDIVTRVQEAEALRLPALLSEGRVDLAICREPANLPLNARFQPLLPDRLIVVAGPGHPLANKGQVSIEALVDQTWAQPPSDVQTVQIFSEIWEATGDRPRLYPIDTRSIVLSFALIERHGLLDFMPRSVAHQMQRAGRVVEIDVAWPDPSLLALPPLGMLQLGNGRSPAVEKLTDFLVRQWPADELPRQARKDTPDS, from the coding sequence ATGATATCCGCGAACCTGATGTTCAATCGCCTGATGGGCAAGGCTAGGCTGCGGCAGTTGCAGATCATTACATCGGTGGCCGAATTGGGCAGCCTGCAGAAGGCGGCCGATGCGGTGGGGCTGAGCCAACCCGCGACGACGCACGCGTTGGCGGAGATCGAGGAATTGCTGGGGGTACGGCTCTTCTTCCGCCAGACCCGGGGCATGGCGCCCACCGACGAGGGCCGTGCGCTCATACCGCTCGTGCGTTCCGCGCTCGATGCCATCAAGGTCGGCACCGCCACCGTCGCTTCGACCATCAACAGCCGTGGAGGGGTCGTACGTATCGGTTCGATTTCCGCGGGCGTGTCCGCCATCGTCGTCGATACTTTGCCGCGCTTTGTCGATGCCAATCCCGACATCGTGACGCGTGTCCAGGAGGCCGAAGCGCTGCGGCTTCCCGCGCTGCTGTCGGAGGGCCGGGTCGACCTGGCCATCTGCCGCGAACCGGCCAATCTGCCCTTGAACGCCCGCTTCCAACCCTTGCTGCCGGACAGGCTGATCGTCGTGGCGGGCCCGGGCCATCCCTTGGCCAATAAGGGGCAGGTCAGCATCGAGGCATTGGTGGATCAGACGTGGGCCCAGCCCCCGTCCGACGTACAGACCGTCCAGATATTCAGCGAGATATGGGAGGCAACGGGTGACCGGCCACGGCTCTATCCGATCGACACCCGCTCCATCGTGCTGTCGTTTGCGCTCATAGAGCGGCACGGTCTGCTCGACTTCATGCCACGCAGCGTGGCGCATCAGATGCAGCGCGCGGGCCGGGTGGTCGAGATAGACGTGGCGTGGCCCGACCCTTCGCTATTGGCGCTGCCTCCCCTGGGAATGCTGCAACTCGGGAATGGCCGCAGTCCGGCCGTGGAAAAGCTGACGGACTTCCTGGTGCGGCAATGGCCGGCCGACGAGCTTCCGCGCCAGGCGCGAAAGGACACGCCCGATTCATAG
- a CDS encoding tripartite tricarboxylate transporter substrate binding protein: protein MPMRLGDIRRVGRTGTWMIAGGLLALASFAGAAAYHHRQQSRAAAPVTLIVPYAAGGSMDLSARELARQLSDALRRQVVLEFIGGAGGILAVQKVLHAKPDGNTYLYGSGNAVLLSPLQIPGAGFTSHDLVPVAPVSSSHLTLLARADLPAQTMDELIELARQEKRPLMIGTPGASTLHHLLALSMSARLGGNLQAVPYVKTSTLLQDLGGGRLDLAILALPAATGVDAARGRILGLFSAKRSPLFPGIPTVNENASLRFWVVDPWTGIFAQRGTPPREIAHIKRAMARVLTSPELSRVQAALGVVSADPESIDGFDALVAAEARRFAAMVKH from the coding sequence ATGCCCATGCGCCTCGGGGACATACGGCGCGTCGGCCGCACCGGCACGTGGATGATAGCGGGCGGCCTGCTGGCTCTGGCATCGTTCGCGGGCGCGGCCGCCTACCACCACCGGCAGCAAAGCCGGGCCGCCGCCCCCGTCACCCTGATTGTGCCCTACGCGGCCGGCGGATCGATGGACTTGTCGGCGCGGGAACTGGCCAGGCAGTTGTCCGACGCCCTGCGGCGGCAGGTGGTCCTCGAATTCATAGGCGGCGCGGGCGGCATATTGGCCGTGCAAAAGGTGCTGCACGCCAAACCCGATGGCAACACATACCTCTATGGGTCGGGCAATGCCGTACTGCTGTCGCCCTTGCAGATTCCCGGTGCCGGGTTCACGAGCCACGACCTGGTACCCGTCGCCCCGGTCAGCAGTTCGCACCTGACCTTGCTCGCCCGTGCGGACCTCCCGGCGCAAACGATGGACGAACTCATCGAACTCGCTCGCCAGGAGAAACGCCCCCTGATGATAGGCACGCCGGGCGCAAGCACGCTGCATCATTTGCTGGCGCTTTCCATGTCCGCGCGGCTGGGGGGCAATCTCCAGGCCGTCCCCTACGTCAAGACGTCGACCTTGCTGCAAGACCTGGGCGGCGGCCGCCTCGATCTGGCGATACTCGCGCTGCCCGCGGCAACCGGCGTCGACGCCGCGCGCGGCAGGATACTGGGACTGTTCAGTGCCAAGCGCTCTCCGTTGTTTCCAGGCATCCCCACCGTGAACGAGAACGCCTCGCTGCGCTTCTGGGTCGTCGACCCCTGGACCGGCATATTCGCCCAGCGTGGCACGCCGCCTCGGGAGATCGCGCACATCAAGCGTGCCATGGCGCGGGTGTTGACGTCGCCCGAGCTCTCGCGCGTACAGGCCGCACTGGGCGTGGTGTCGGCCGATCCCGAGAGCATCGATGGTTTCGATGCCTTGGTCGCCGCGGAAGCTCGGCGCTTCGCGGCGATGGTGAAGCACTAG
- a CDS encoding tripartite tricarboxylate transporter substrate binding protein BugD, which produces MSKQAVLLAALAAAFAGPQIARAAQDFPSRPVTMVVPFAAGGPTDVVARSLAEAMRKPLGQTVVVENLGGAGGTLGTGRVARAAGDGYTLLLMHIGFSTAPALYRKLQYDPIKDFEPIGLAVDVPMTMIARHDFPASNFGEFLSYVKAHKKTLSMANAGIGSASHLCGLLFLSAIDADVQTIPYKGTAPAMNDMLGKQVDFMCDQTTNTSGQIKADKVKAYAVTAMTRVASLPKLPTMDEAGLKGFEVGIWHGLWAPRSTPKPIIDKLVNAMQAALSDPAFKQRMTDLGAQVEPAERATPQALDAHVKDEIQKWGPLIRKAGIYAD; this is translated from the coding sequence GTGTCCAAACAAGCGGTTCTCCTCGCGGCCCTGGCGGCCGCATTCGCCGGTCCGCAGATCGCTCGGGCGGCTCAGGACTTTCCCAGCCGGCCGGTCACGATGGTCGTGCCCTTCGCTGCTGGCGGACCGACGGATGTCGTGGCGAGATCGCTGGCCGAAGCCATGCGCAAGCCCCTGGGGCAAACGGTGGTCGTGGAAAACCTTGGCGGTGCCGGCGGCACGCTGGGCACGGGCCGTGTCGCACGAGCCGCGGGCGACGGCTACACCCTGCTGCTCATGCACATCGGTTTCTCCACCGCTCCCGCGCTGTACCGCAAGCTGCAATACGATCCCATCAAGGACTTCGAGCCGATCGGCCTGGCGGTCGACGTGCCGATGACGATGATCGCCCGGCATGACTTTCCGGCCTCCAACTTCGGCGAATTCCTTTCGTACGTGAAGGCCCACAAGAAAACCTTGTCGATGGCCAACGCGGGCATCGGCTCCGCGTCGCACCTGTGCGGCCTGCTGTTCCTGAGCGCCATCGACGCCGACGTGCAGACCATCCCGTACAAGGGAACCGCTCCGGCCATGAACGACATGCTCGGCAAGCAGGTCGACTTCATGTGCGACCAGACGACCAACACGTCGGGCCAGATCAAGGCCGACAAGGTCAAGGCCTATGCCGTGACGGCCATGACGCGCGTCGCATCGCTGCCCAAGCTGCCGACGATGGACGAGGCCGGCCTCAAGGGCTTCGAGGTCGGCATCTGGCACGGCCTGTGGGCCCCCAGGAGCACGCCCAAGCCAATCATCGACAAACTCGTGAATGCAATGCAGGCTGCGCTGAGCGATCCAGCGTTCAAGCAGCGCATGACCGACCTGGGAGCCCAGGTCGAACCCGCCGAACGGGCCACGCCCCAGGCGCTGGATGCGCACGTCAAGGACGAAATCCAGAAATGGGGGCCCCTGATCAGGAAGGCCGGCATCTATGCGGATTGA